Proteins encoded within one genomic window of Amorphoplanes friuliensis DSM 7358:
- a CDS encoding MarR family winged helix-turn-helix transcriptional regulator: MASAAPERTVRDLTGLLNMAGHALSNRLAAALAEVGLTPRMQCVLVHALEEERTQIQLAALADLDKTTMVGTVDDLEKRGLAERRPSATDRRARIIAVTEAGRVAAEQGQRIVDEVHAEALGALPEQAREEFVAALSRLVESGRLVESGAEPGPKPVRRARLARN, translated from the coding sequence ATGGCTTCCGCAGCACCCGAACGCACCGTCCGTGATCTCACCGGACTGCTCAACATGGCTGGTCACGCCCTGTCCAACCGTCTTGCCGCCGCGCTGGCCGAGGTGGGGCTGACGCCGCGGATGCAGTGTGTGCTGGTGCACGCGCTGGAGGAGGAGCGGACCCAGATCCAGTTGGCGGCGCTCGCCGATCTCGACAAGACGACGATGGTCGGGACCGTCGACGACCTGGAGAAGCGGGGTCTGGCCGAGCGCCGCCCGTCCGCGACGGACCGCCGGGCACGGATCATCGCGGTCACCGAGGCCGGCCGGGTTGCGGCTGAGCAGGGGCAGCGCATCGTCGACGAGGTCCATGCCGAGGCGCTCGGTGCCCTGCCCGAGCAGGCCCGGGAGGAGTTCGTCGCAGCGCTGAGCCGCCTGGTCGAGAGCGGCCGCCTGGTCGAGAGCGGCGCCGAGCCGGGTCCGAAGCCGGTGCGCCGCGCCCGGCTCGCCCGTAACTAG
- a CDS encoding MFS transporter translates to MTVPVQPRRAAALAVLCVMALMIVLDSTIVAVAVPAIQADLGFSPAGVAWVVNGYLIGFAGLLLLAGRLGDLVGARRVFLAGLVVFTAASLLCGLATTAPLLVAGRFVQGVGGALASAVIFSLIVRLYPEPGAQARAIGVYSFTQAGGAAFGFVAGGLLTEAAGWPWIFLVNVPIGVVVLVAALRVVPRETGLGLGAGLDVSGATLITAGLSLGVYAIVDGGPWYGLAAFLLVTAFLIRERYARSPLAPLPVLRRRRLLGTGAAVVLIFATGMGFQFVNALFLQRVAGLDAIGTGLAFVPTPLVIGVMSLIVAPRVTARFGARPVLLAGLGVLAAGLLLLVPVPADPSYATDILPALLIMGLGIGVVIPAIIMLAMSNAAPQETGLVSGLTNTAQQAGAALGLAVLAVIAARVTESSLASGVSEVAALRDGYSRAYLTAAGFAAAAFVIAALALRRPATIPTDDPAVTPAPPTSAAATDPAVTPAPPADAAAAERQTCALVADQP, encoded by the coding sequence ATGACCGTTCCCGTGCAACCTCGTCGAGCCGCCGCGCTCGCCGTGCTCTGCGTGATGGCCCTGATGATCGTGCTGGACAGCACGATCGTGGCCGTCGCTGTGCCCGCCATCCAGGCCGACCTGGGGTTCTCGCCCGCGGGTGTCGCCTGGGTCGTCAACGGATATCTGATCGGATTTGCCGGCCTGCTGCTGCTCGCCGGGCGCCTCGGCGACCTGGTCGGCGCCCGCCGGGTGTTCCTCGCCGGACTGGTCGTCTTCACCGCCGCGAGCCTGCTCTGCGGCCTGGCGACCACCGCCCCACTGCTGGTCGCGGGCCGCTTTGTGCAGGGCGTGGGCGGCGCGCTCGCCTCCGCGGTGATCTTCTCGCTGATCGTGCGGCTCTACCCCGAACCCGGCGCGCAGGCCCGGGCGATCGGCGTCTACAGCTTCACGCAGGCGGGCGGTGCGGCGTTCGGCTTTGTCGCGGGTGGCCTGCTCACCGAGGCCGCCGGCTGGCCGTGGATCTTCCTGGTCAACGTCCCGATCGGCGTGGTCGTCCTGGTCGCGGCGCTGCGCGTGGTGCCCCGTGAGACGGGCCTCGGCCTGGGTGCCGGCCTCGACGTGAGCGGCGCGACCCTCATCACCGCGGGCCTCTCCCTCGGCGTCTACGCCATCGTGGACGGCGGCCCCTGGTACGGCCTGGCCGCGTTCCTCCTGGTCACTGCCTTCCTCATCCGCGAACGGTACGCCCGCAGCCCCCTCGCACCCCTGCCCGTCCTCCGCCGCCGCCGTCTCCTCGGCACCGGCGCCGCGGTGGTCCTGATCTTCGCCACCGGCATGGGCTTCCAGTTCGTCAACGCCCTGTTCCTCCAGCGGGTCGCCGGCCTGGACGCGATCGGAACCGGCCTCGCGTTCGTCCCGACGCCGCTGGTGATCGGCGTGATGTCGCTGATCGTGGCGCCCCGGGTGACCGCCCGGTTCGGCGCCCGCCCGGTGCTGCTCGCGGGCCTCGGTGTCCTCGCCGCGGGACTGCTGCTCCTGGTCCCCGTCCCGGCCGACCCCAGCTACGCGACCGACATCCTCCCGGCCCTGCTCATCATGGGCCTCGGCATCGGCGTCGTCATCCCGGCGATCATCATGCTGGCCATGAGCAACGCGGCGCCGCAGGAGACCGGCCTGGTGTCCGGCCTGACGAACACCGCGCAGCAGGCCGGTGCGGCGCTCGGACTGGCGGTCCTGGCGGTGATCGCGGCCCGGGTCACAGAGAGCAGCCTGGCCTCCGGCGTGAGTGAGGTCGCGGCCCTGCGCGACGGCTACAGCCGCGCCTACCTGACGGCGGCTGGTTTCGCGGCGGCCGCCTTTGTCATCGCGGCCCTTGCCCTCCGCCGCCCGGCAACCATCCCGACAGACGACCCCGCGGTCACGCCTGCGCCGCCGACGTCCGCCGCCGCGACCGATCCTGCGGTCACGCCTGCGCCGCCGGCGGACGCCGCCGCAGCCGAACGTCAGACCTGCGCGTTGGTCGCTGACCAGCCATAG
- a CDS encoding pyridoxamine 5'-phosphate oxidase family protein — translation MFRDGDLELLGRPLYAFLTVAPKGERWPAPRPVWFEVTTEGDLQMFSLPDSPKVDRLRENPRASVVVSAPTGEPEHWVSVEGTVTLHDDGGPELTTRLAGRYWDVDDPKIQKLLQEWRDGGVVRLVLHPEKVSRYSV, via the coding sequence ATGTTTCGTGATGGGGATCTCGAGCTGCTGGGGCGGCCGCTGTATGCGTTTCTGACCGTTGCGCCGAAGGGTGAGCGGTGGCCGGCGCCGCGGCCGGTGTGGTTCGAGGTGACGACGGAGGGCGATCTGCAGATGTTCTCGCTTCCGGACTCGCCGAAGGTCGACCGGCTCCGGGAAAATCCTCGCGCTTCGGTGGTTGTCTCGGCGCCCACCGGCGAGCCCGAGCACTGGGTGTCGGTGGAGGGCACGGTCACGCTCCATGATGACGGCGGCCCGGAGCTGACCACCCGTCTTGCCGGCCGGTACTGGGACGTCGACGACCCGAAGATTCAGAAGCTGCTGCAGGAGTGGCGGGACGGCGGCGTGGTCCGCCTTGTCCTGCACCCGGAGAAGGTCAGCCGTTACTCCGTCTGA
- a CDS encoding succinate dehydrogenase/fumarate reductase iron-sulfur subunit, producing the protein MDIQVRVWRQQGPADKGRMVTYDVKDISPDASFLEMLDVLNEKLILDGDDPVAFDHDCREGICGMCGMMINGVAHGPERATTTCQLHMRHFKDGDTIDVEPWRAAAFPVIKDLVVDRGAFDTIIQAGGYITAPTGTAPDAHATPVPKPDADAAFEAATCIGCGACVAACPNGSSMLFTAAKVAHLGLLPQGQPERSSRVVDMLEAQDDAGFGGCTNMGECTTVCPKGIPLTLIGRLNNDYRKSIGKR; encoded by the coding sequence ATGGACATCCAGGTACGCGTGTGGCGCCAGCAGGGCCCGGCGGACAAGGGCCGCATGGTCACGTACGACGTCAAGGACATCTCCCCCGACGCCAGCTTCCTGGAGATGCTCGACGTCCTCAACGAGAAGCTCATCCTCGACGGCGACGACCCGGTCGCCTTCGACCACGACTGCCGCGAAGGCATCTGCGGCATGTGCGGCATGATGATCAACGGCGTCGCGCACGGCCCGGAGCGGGCCACCACCACCTGCCAGCTCCACATGCGCCACTTCAAGGACGGCGACACCATCGACGTCGAACCGTGGCGCGCCGCGGCCTTCCCGGTGATCAAGGACCTGGTCGTCGACCGCGGTGCCTTCGACACGATCATCCAGGCCGGCGGCTACATCACGGCCCCGACCGGCACCGCCCCGGACGCCCACGCCACCCCGGTCCCCAAGCCGGACGCGGACGCGGCCTTCGAAGCAGCCACCTGCATCGGCTGCGGCGCCTGCGTGGCCGCCTGCCCGAACGGCTCGTCGATGCTCTTCACCGCGGCCAAGGTCGCCCACCTGGGCCTCCTCCCCCAGGGCCAGCCGGAACGCTCCAGCCGCGTCGTCGACATGCTCGAAGCCCAGGACGACGCGGGCTTCGGCGGCTGCACCAACATGGGCGAATGCACCACGGTCTGCCCGAAGGGCATCCCGCTCACCCTGATCGGCCGCCTCAACAACGACTACCGCAAGAGCATCGGAAAGCGGTAG
- a CDS encoding TetR/AcrR family transcriptional regulator has protein sequence MVVGAGVRRQQAAQTEAELKAAAVRVFARLGYLNTKITDITAEAGRAAGSFYTHFANKEALLEALLTDLLARGDVSAVDEQHDDDFSRRDAVRYHVALYWTFSRENRTLLSALQQAATVDAGFAERSRALVEPDIHHIADHLTRAAEAGFRLPGDPLVVATIFTTLVPAFSAMWQSGEGPALGRELSDDEAIETLTSFIYSGLGG, from the coding sequence ATGGTGGTGGGCGCGGGTGTGCGCCGGCAGCAGGCGGCTCAGACTGAGGCCGAGCTCAAGGCCGCCGCGGTCCGGGTCTTCGCCCGGCTCGGTTATCTCAATACGAAGATCACCGACATCACCGCCGAGGCCGGCCGGGCGGCGGGGTCGTTCTACACCCATTTCGCCAACAAGGAGGCCCTGCTCGAAGCGCTGCTGACCGACCTGCTCGCGCGGGGTGACGTGTCGGCGGTCGACGAGCAGCACGACGACGACTTCAGCCGGCGCGACGCGGTCCGCTACCACGTGGCGCTCTACTGGACGTTCTCCCGCGAGAACCGCACGCTGCTCTCGGCCCTGCAGCAGGCCGCAACGGTCGACGCCGGTTTTGCCGAACGGTCCCGTGCGCTGGTCGAGCCGGACATCCACCACATCGCCGACCACCTGACCCGTGCCGCCGAGGCCGGCTTCCGGCTGCCGGGTGACCCGCTGGTCGTGGCGACGATCTTCACCACGCTGGTACCGGCGTTCTCCGCGATGTGGCAGTCGGGGGAGGGGCCGGCGCTCGGCCGCGAGCTCTCCGACGACGAGGCGATCGAGACGCTGACGTCGTTCATCTACTCCGGGCTCGGCGGCTGA
- a CDS encoding FAD-dependent monooxygenase, with translation MTVLIVGAGPTGLTLAIELQSRGVPHRIVEASSGPFEGSRGKGIQPRTLEVLDDLGVLDRFLAAGADYPALRIHLPGGDFDRRMDELREPTPDVPHPNVWMVPQWRTGQLLTERLTELGGHVEYGVAVTELAGANVTLSTGETVAARYVVGADGGRSTIRAALGVGFEGDTYETQRMLIADVRLTGLPRDVWHVWPGDDGRSQRLGLCPLPGTDDWQLTAPHATSVEDILAEVAPEVTLTHVGWTSQFRANIRMVDRYRVGNVFLAGDAAHVHSPAGGQGLNTGVQDAYNLGWKLATGDDALLDTYEAERLPVAAGVLGISTRLHNRHGGDVQQAMRRDDPELQQLTLGYRGGPLADERRRQPGTLQAGDRAPDAPCSPSRIFDALRGPEPVLLAFDCAPPPMPGVRVVRVVRPGMPTGPDTLVDTDGHAHRAYDIHHPTLFLVRPDGYVGCAADSTDLESIEAYARRISPAPQSVGGR, from the coding sequence ATGACCGTCCTGATCGTCGGCGCCGGGCCGACCGGATTGACCCTGGCCATCGAGCTGCAAAGCCGCGGTGTGCCGCACCGGATCGTCGAGGCGTCATCGGGTCCGTTCGAGGGCTCGCGCGGCAAAGGCATCCAGCCCCGCACCCTCGAGGTGCTCGACGACCTGGGAGTGCTCGACAGGTTCCTCGCGGCCGGCGCCGACTATCCGGCCCTGCGCATCCACCTCCCCGGAGGTGACTTCGACCGGCGCATGGACGAGCTGCGCGAGCCGACCCCGGACGTGCCGCACCCGAACGTGTGGATGGTCCCGCAGTGGCGCACCGGACAGCTCCTCACAGAACGCCTCACCGAGCTGGGCGGCCACGTCGAGTACGGCGTCGCGGTCACCGAACTCGCCGGCGCAAACGTCACGCTGAGCACCGGTGAGACGGTCGCAGCCCGCTACGTGGTCGGCGCCGACGGTGGGCGCAGCACCATCCGCGCCGCGCTCGGCGTCGGCTTCGAAGGCGACACGTACGAGACGCAGCGCATGCTGATCGCCGACGTCCGGCTGACCGGGTTGCCCCGCGACGTCTGGCACGTGTGGCCGGGTGACGACGGCCGTTCCCAGCGCCTCGGTCTGTGCCCCCTGCCGGGCACCGACGACTGGCAGCTGACCGCACCCCACGCCACCTCGGTGGAGGACATCCTTGCCGAGGTCGCGCCCGAGGTCACCCTGACGCACGTCGGCTGGACCTCGCAGTTCCGGGCCAACATCCGCATGGTCGACCGCTACCGCGTCGGCAACGTCTTCCTCGCCGGCGACGCGGCCCACGTGCACTCCCCCGCGGGCGGTCAGGGGCTGAACACCGGTGTGCAGGACGCGTACAACCTGGGGTGGAAGCTGGCGACGGGCGACGACGCGCTGCTCGACACGTACGAGGCCGAGCGTCTGCCCGTGGCCGCGGGTGTCCTCGGCATCAGTACCCGCCTGCACAACCGGCACGGCGGTGACGTCCAGCAGGCCATGCGCCGCGACGACCCCGAGCTGCAGCAGCTCACTCTCGGCTACCGCGGCGGCCCTCTCGCCGACGAACGCCGCCGGCAGCCGGGCACCCTCCAGGCCGGCGACCGCGCACCGGACGCCCCGTGTTCACCGTCCCGGATCTTCGACGCGCTGCGCGGCCCCGAGCCGGTGCTGCTGGCCTTCGACTGCGCTCCGCCGCCCATGCCCGGCGTCCGGGTGGTCCGGGTCGTGCGGCCGGGCATGCCCACCGGCCCGGACACCCTCGTGGACACCGACGGTCACGCTCACCGCGCCTACGACATCCACCACCCCACCCTTTTCCTGGTACGCCCGGACGGCTACGTCGGCTGCGCCGCGGACAGCACCGACCTCGAATCGATCGAGGCCTACGCTCGCCGCATCAGCCCGGCACCACAGAGCGTCGGCGGGCGGTGA
- a CDS encoding uridine kinase → MDGVGKSTFAAELAAVLEERGRPVVHVSADGFHHPRAVRHRRGARSPEGFWLDSYDYAALIANVLNAGELYRPAVHDVRTDEVLDLPWQVRPDGAVIVVDGLFLHRDELVAYWDFSVFLTAPFAVTVARMAARDGSEADPDHPSLARYVQGQRLYFAACEPWRRATIVVDNSDLDRPRMV, encoded by the coding sequence GTGGACGGGGTCGGGAAGTCCACGTTCGCGGCGGAGCTGGCCGCTGTGCTCGAGGAGCGGGGCCGGCCGGTTGTGCACGTCTCGGCCGACGGCTTCCATCATCCGCGGGCCGTCCGGCACCGGCGTGGGGCGCGGTCGCCGGAGGGGTTCTGGCTCGACTCGTACGACTACGCGGCGCTGATCGCCAACGTGCTGAACGCGGGAGAACTTTACCGGCCGGCGGTGCACGACGTCCGTACCGATGAAGTGCTTGATCTGCCCTGGCAGGTGCGACCGGACGGGGCGGTGATCGTGGTCGACGGGTTGTTCCTGCACCGGGACGAGCTGGTCGCGTACTGGGATTTCTCCGTGTTTCTGACCGCGCCTTTTGCGGTGACCGTGGCGCGGATGGCCGCGAGGGACGGCTCGGAGGCGGATCCGGATCATCCGAGTCTGGCGCGGTACGTGCAGGGTCAGCGGCTGTACTTCGCGGCGTGCGAGCCGTGGCGGCGTGCCACGATCGTCGTCGACAACAGTGACCTTGATCGGCCGAGGATGGTTTGA
- a CDS encoding MFS transporter, whose product MRRNTVLFVAISVLSGFGSSAMALVAGIWILDLTGSASLAALAGLCVYAPTLAGPWLGGLLDRLPRRPLLITTNLLLAAALLTLLTVHSAGQTWLIFGVSLAYGISYVLLDAGESALLPAALSPAELGDVNGWRSSAQEGMKLIAPLAGAGLYAWHGGPAVAVLSAVMPILGAVLYAALHLRPVAMPVPGRPQGVRDGLAVLLGQPLLRATVLIAAVAIGMAGFATAAQFQVVTRDLGLASTFLGVLLSAQGAGSIVAGLIAGRLIAWRGPLVAGTVGAVLFAAGLLARCLPWWPALITGAVIGGIGLPWTLIAAVTVVQTHTPQEMLGRVSATANTVMFGPIALATPLGAAAVHLGARPTLVAAAIICLVAATLTARRRSVVPG is encoded by the coding sequence ATGCGGCGCAACACTGTCCTCTTCGTGGCGATCTCCGTACTGTCCGGCTTCGGCAGCAGCGCGATGGCGCTGGTTGCCGGGATCTGGATCCTCGACCTCACCGGCTCGGCGAGCTTGGCAGCGCTGGCGGGGCTCTGCGTCTACGCCCCGACGCTGGCCGGCCCGTGGCTCGGGGGATTGCTCGACCGGCTGCCGCGCCGGCCGCTGCTGATCACCACGAACCTGCTGCTGGCGGCGGCGCTCCTCACCCTCCTCACCGTCCACTCGGCCGGGCAGACTTGGCTGATCTTCGGCGTCTCCCTCGCGTACGGGATCAGTTACGTCCTGCTCGACGCCGGCGAATCAGCGCTGCTTCCGGCGGCCCTGTCCCCGGCCGAGCTGGGTGATGTCAACGGCTGGCGTTCGAGCGCCCAGGAAGGCATGAAGCTGATCGCCCCGCTGGCCGGTGCGGGGCTCTATGCCTGGCACGGCGGTCCGGCCGTTGCCGTGCTCAGCGCGGTGATGCCGATTCTCGGGGCGGTTCTCTACGCCGCCCTGCACCTGCGGCCGGTGGCGATGCCCGTACCGGGTCGGCCGCAGGGTGTCCGGGATGGATTGGCCGTGCTGCTGGGGCAGCCGCTGCTGCGGGCGACTGTGCTGATCGCGGCCGTGGCCATCGGGATGGCGGGGTTCGCGACGGCCGCGCAGTTCCAGGTCGTGACCAGGGATCTGGGGCTGGCGAGCACGTTTCTCGGTGTGCTGCTCAGCGCTCAGGGTGCGGGGTCCATCGTGGCCGGTCTGATCGCCGGACGTCTCATCGCGTGGCGTGGTCCGCTGGTGGCCGGAACGGTGGGTGCGGTGCTCTTCGCGGCCGGCCTCCTCGCCCGCTGCCTGCCGTGGTGGCCGGCGTTGATCACCGGTGCGGTGATCGGGGGCATCGGACTGCCGTGGACGCTGATCGCGGCGGTCACCGTCGTGCAGACGCACACCCCGCAGGAGATGCTCGGTCGGGTGTCGGCGACGGCCAACACCGTGATGTTCGGGCCGATCGCCCTGGCGACACCGCTGGGTGCCGCCGCGGTCCACCTCGGTGCCCGGCCCACGCTGGTCGCGGCCGCCATCATCTGCCTGGTCGCGGCAACGCTCACCGCCCGCCGACGCTCTGTGGTGCCGGGCTGA
- a CDS encoding cadmium resistance transporter — protein sequence MVQTMLAAAGVFAGTNVDDIIVLTVLFLSARAAGRPRVWQIWLGQYAGIAVLVLVSALAALGLTLIPDRWVPLLGLVPIALGVRGLIGAIRRRDGDEEQPPAATNALAVAGVTIANGADNLAVYTPMFRTLGVGDTVVTVIVFAVLVAVWCAAASWLGSHRRVIALAERWGQWLVPLVFITIGVVILLG from the coding sequence GTGGTGCAGACCATGCTGGCGGCGGCCGGGGTGTTCGCGGGCACCAACGTGGACGACATCATCGTGCTGACCGTGCTGTTCCTCTCCGCGCGGGCAGCCGGGCGGCCACGCGTGTGGCAGATCTGGCTGGGGCAGTACGCCGGCATCGCCGTACTCGTGCTGGTTTCGGCCCTGGCCGCGCTCGGCCTGACGCTGATCCCGGACCGGTGGGTTCCGCTGCTGGGTCTGGTGCCGATCGCGCTCGGCGTTCGCGGGTTGATCGGTGCGATCCGCCGCCGCGACGGCGACGAGGAGCAGCCACCGGCCGCGACGAATGCGCTGGCCGTCGCTGGGGTGACCATCGCCAACGGCGCCGACAACCTGGCCGTCTACACGCCGATGTTCCGGACGCTCGGGGTCGGCGACACCGTCGTCACCGTGATCGTCTTCGCGGTCCTGGTCGCGGTGTGGTGCGCGGCGGCGTCGTGGCTCGGGTCGCACCGAAGGGTGATCGCCCTGGCCGAGCGCTGGGGGCAGTGGCTGGTGCCGCTCGTCTTCATCACGATCGGCGTGGTCATCCTGCTGGGCTGA
- a CDS encoding fumarate reductase/succinate dehydrogenase flavoprotein subunit: MSFWNDGEDIADQAAPDGPIETRWERHQFSAKLVNPANRRKLSVIVVGTGLAGGSAAATLAEAGYRVRSYCYQDSPRRAHSIAAQGGINAAKNYRNDGDSIYRLFYDTVKGGDFRARESNVYRLAQVSVNIIDQCVAQGVPFAREYGGLLDNRSFGGTQVSRTFYARGQTGQQLLLGAYQAMERQIGLGNIEMFARHEMLELVVVDGKARGVVVRDLVTGEITTDLADAVVLASGGYGNVFFLSTNAKGCNVTASWRAHRKGALFANPCYTQIHPTCIPESGTHQSKLTLMSESLRNDGRVWVPLARGDSRAPGDIPEDERDYYLERIYPSFGNLVPRDIASRAAKNVCDEGRGVGPGGLGVYLDFADAIERLGQPAVEAKYGNLFEMYQRITGEDPYQVPMRIYPAVHYTMGGLWVDYDLQSTIPGLFVIGEANFSDHGANRLGASALMQGLADGYFVLPNTINSYLASGPFEKISPDNEQVVAARTQVEDRLAKLLAVNGDRTVDSFHRELGHIMWEYCGMERTEEGLTKAIGLIRGLRDEFWTRVKVPGTGEQLNQNLEKAGRVADFFELGELMCIDALHRAESAGGHFRAESQTPDGEALRHDDEFSYVAAWEYGDTPTLHKEQLDFEYVHPSTRSYK; encoded by the coding sequence ATGTCGTTCTGGAACGACGGCGAGGACATCGCCGACCAGGCCGCACCCGACGGCCCCATCGAGACCCGCTGGGAACGCCACCAGTTCTCGGCCAAGCTGGTCAACCCGGCCAACCGCCGCAAGCTCAGCGTCATCGTCGTCGGCACCGGGCTCGCCGGTGGTTCGGCCGCGGCGACACTCGCCGAAGCCGGCTACCGCGTGCGGTCCTACTGCTACCAGGACAGCCCGCGCCGCGCGCACTCGATCGCCGCGCAGGGTGGCATCAACGCCGCCAAGAACTACCGCAACGACGGCGACTCGATCTACCGGCTCTTCTACGACACGGTCAAGGGTGGCGACTTCCGCGCCCGCGAGTCCAACGTGTACCGCCTCGCCCAGGTCAGCGTGAACATCATCGACCAGTGTGTGGCGCAGGGTGTGCCGTTCGCCCGCGAGTACGGCGGCCTGCTCGACAACCGCTCGTTCGGCGGCACCCAGGTGTCCCGCACGTTCTACGCCCGGGGGCAGACGGGTCAGCAGCTGCTGCTCGGCGCGTACCAGGCGATGGAACGGCAGATCGGTCTCGGCAACATCGAGATGTTCGCCCGGCACGAGATGCTCGAACTGGTCGTCGTCGACGGCAAGGCCCGCGGTGTGGTCGTCCGTGACCTGGTCACCGGCGAGATCACCACGGACCTGGCCGATGCGGTCGTGCTCGCCTCCGGCGGTTACGGCAACGTCTTCTTCCTGTCGACGAACGCCAAGGGCTGCAACGTCACGGCGTCGTGGCGGGCCCACCGCAAGGGCGCGCTCTTCGCCAACCCCTGCTACACCCAGATCCACCCCACCTGCATCCCCGAATCCGGTACGCACCAGAGCAAGCTCACGCTGATGAGCGAGTCGCTGCGCAACGACGGCCGGGTCTGGGTGCCGCTGGCCCGCGGGGATTCCCGGGCGCCGGGCGACATCCCGGAGGACGAACGCGACTACTACCTCGAGCGCATCTACCCGTCGTTCGGCAACCTCGTCCCCCGTGACATCGCGTCCCGCGCGGCGAAGAACGTCTGCGACGAGGGCCGCGGTGTCGGCCCCGGTGGTCTCGGCGTCTACCTCGACTTCGCCGACGCCATCGAGCGCCTGGGTCAGCCCGCCGTCGAGGCCAAGTACGGCAACCTCTTCGAGATGTACCAGCGCATCACCGGCGAGGACCCGTACCAGGTCCCGATGCGGATCTACCCCGCCGTGCACTACACGATGGGCGGCCTCTGGGTCGACTACGACCTGCAGTCGACGATCCCCGGCCTGTTCGTGATCGGTGAGGCCAACTTCTCCGACCACGGCGCGAACCGCCTCGGCGCGTCCGCGCTGATGCAGGGCCTGGCGGACGGCTACTTCGTCCTGCCCAACACGATCAACAGCTACCTCGCGTCCGGCCCGTTCGAGAAGATCTCGCCGGACAACGAGCAGGTCGTGGCGGCCCGGACCCAGGTCGAGGACCGCCTCGCCAAGCTCCTGGCCGTCAACGGCGACCGCACCGTCGACTCGTTCCACCGCGAGCTGGGCCACATCATGTGGGAGTACTGCGGCATGGAACGTACCGAGGAAGGCCTGACCAAGGCCATCGGTCTCATCCGGGGTCTCCGCGACGAGTTCTGGACCCGGGTGAAGGTGCCGGGCACCGGCGAGCAGCTCAACCAGAACCTGGAGAAGGCCGGCCGTGTCGCCGACTTCTTCGAGCTCGGCGAGCTCATGTGCATCGACGCCCTGCACCGCGCCGAGTCGGCCGGCGGCCACTTCCGCGCGGAGAGCCAGACCCCCGACGGCGAGGCGCTGCGCCACGACGACGAGTTCAGCTACGTCGCGGCCTGGGAGTACGGCGACACGCCCACCCTCCACAAGGAACAGCTCGACTTCGAATACGTCCACCCGAGCACGCGGAGTTACAAGTAA